CCAGGGCTGGGGGAGCCGGCTTACTATGGTGCAGCCGGACTTGTCCCAAGGACCGCTGCAGAAAACGGATCAGCCTTTTGATGTGGCTATACAGGGCAGTGCGTTATTCGAGGTAATGCCTGACGGAAACGGGAGCCGGGCTTATACCCGAAACGGAGCGTTCCAGCTGACGTTTGACCGGAGCGGAGCGGCTATTCTAACGACCAAGGAAGGTTATCCCGTTTCCGGTGTGGATGATAAGCGAATTGTTGTTCCTCCGGAAGCGCACGCCCTTCGAATCGAAAAGGACGGCAGCGTACTCGGCGTTCTCGCTTCCGGCGGTACGGTCGGATTAGGCCGGCTGAAGCTTGTTCAAGCCGTGAAGCCCGCCCTGCTGTCGCCGGTGGCGGATAATTTGTTCGCCCTTGCGGACGGCGTAAATGCGGCAGATGCCACTCGCAGCGTAACGGCTGTCCCGGGCAGCGATATCTCGATTCAGCAAGGTTACCTGGAACAATCCAATGTGAACCTGACAGAAGAAATGACCGAACTGATCAACGTGCAGCGCGCCTATCAATTAAGCGCAAGAGCGTTGTCGTCGAGCGATACGATGCTCGGACTCGCCAACAATCTGCGCGGGTAGGAAATGAGTGA
This is a stretch of genomic DNA from Paenibacillus sp. sptzw28. It encodes these proteins:
- a CDS encoding flagellar hook-basal body protein: MNGSMINAMVSMNGLQQKLDIIADNIANVNTVGYKRKQGSFEDLLTTLKQQPQAFSQPGRLTPLGFNQGWGSRLTMVQPDLSQGPLQKTDQPFDVAIQGSALFEVMPDGNGSRAYTRNGAFQLTFDRSGAAILTTKEGYPVSGVDDKRIVVPPEAHALRIEKDGSVLGVLASGGTVGLGRLKLVQAVKPALLSPVADNLFALADGVNAADATRSVTAVPGSDISIQQGYLEQSNVNLTEEMTELINVQRAYQLSARALSSSDTMLGLANNLRG